In the Kitasatospora terrestris genome, one interval contains:
- a CDS encoding NAD(P)H-binding protein, with the protein MENPVAVVGGAGRIGRLVVAGLLERGEEVRVLSRRPRGVQSGAEPHQADVRDRQSLSLPLAGLSAVVISVEPGTANSGPDSPEATMYQGVLNVLDAATAGGEKPHVVLVSQIYVTRKNHPINRTGRMLDMRLAGEDAIRRSGLPYTVVRPSWLTGGRGGTGVRLEQGDTGDGEITRQDVADAVVQSLYSPAARSLTFEMYNTSGGVRADWDDLFSTLTPDSH; encoded by the coding sequence GTGGAGAACCCGGTAGCGGTCGTCGGCGGAGCGGGTCGGATCGGCCGCCTGGTGGTGGCCGGACTGCTCGAACGCGGCGAGGAGGTGCGGGTGCTGAGCCGCCGTCCGCGCGGCGTCCAGTCCGGCGCCGAGCCCCACCAGGCGGACGTGCGGGACCGCCAGTCGCTGTCCCTCCCGCTGGCCGGCCTCTCGGCCGTGGTGATCAGCGTCGAGCCGGGCACCGCCAACAGCGGCCCGGACAGCCCCGAGGCCACCATGTACCAGGGCGTGCTCAACGTCCTGGACGCGGCCACCGCCGGCGGCGAGAAGCCGCACGTCGTGCTGGTCAGCCAGATCTACGTGACCCGCAAGAACCACCCGATCAACCGGACCGGCCGGATGCTCGACATGCGCCTGGCCGGCGAGGACGCGATCCGCCGCTCCGGCCTGCCCTACACCGTGGTCCGGCCCAGCTGGCTGACCGGCGGCCGCGGCGGCACCGGCGTGCGCCTGGAGCAGGGCGACACCGGCGACGGCGAGATCACCCGCCAGGACGTCGCGGACGCCGTGGTGCAGTCGCTCTACAGCCCGGCCGCCCGCTCGCTGACCTTCGAGATGTACAACACGTCCGGCGGCGTCCGAGCCGACTGGGACGACCTGTTCAGCACGCTGACCCCCGATTCTCACTGA
- the recR gene encoding recombination mediator RecR: MYEGVVQDLIDELGRLPGVGPKSAQRIAFHVLQSDPVDVRRLAHALLEVKDRVRFCVVCGNVAEAERCRVCLDPRRDLAVICVVEEPKDVVAIERTREFRGRYHVLGGAISPIEGVGPDDLRIRELMTRLADGTVTELILATDPNLEGEATATYLARLCKPMGLKVTRLASGLPVGGDLEYADEVTLGRAFEGRRLLDV, encoded by the coding sequence TTGTACGAGGGCGTGGTTCAGGACCTGATCGACGAACTGGGCAGGCTGCCCGGCGTCGGGCCCAAGAGCGCGCAGCGGATCGCCTTCCACGTGCTGCAGTCCGACCCGGTGGACGTCCGCCGGCTGGCGCACGCGCTGCTGGAGGTCAAGGACCGGGTCCGCTTCTGCGTGGTGTGCGGCAACGTCGCCGAGGCCGAGCGGTGCCGGGTCTGTCTGGACCCGCGCCGCGACCTGGCGGTGATCTGCGTGGTCGAGGAGCCCAAGGACGTGGTGGCCATCGAGCGCACCCGGGAGTTCCGCGGCCGCTACCACGTGCTGGGCGGCGCGATCAGCCCGATCGAGGGCGTCGGCCCGGACGACCTGCGGATCCGCGAGCTGATGACCCGGCTCGCCGACGGCACCGTCACCGAGCTGATCCTGGCCACCGACCCCAATCTGGAGGGGGAGGCCACCGCCACCTACCTGGCCCGGCTGTGCAAGCCGATGGGCCTCAAGGTCACCCGGCTGGCGAGCGGCCTGCCCGTCGGCGGGGACTTGGAGTACGCCGACGAGGTCACCCTCGGCCGGGCCTTCGAAGGGAGACGACTGCTCGATGTCTGA
- a CDS encoding VOC family protein, translating into MTTELTREEARELTRENVRDQVSRHVTGMSSCLVVADLDRAAHWYRRVFGFETVSRLDIPERGERVAFLAAGPLRLELAERDGSAALHRADPPEHGFVQGPSHLAFYVDDLDAVLAELAGLGVPVAVGPVDIAPLALSVAFVRDIEGHLIEFVQSPGRS; encoded by the coding sequence ATGACCACCGAGTTGACCCGGGAAGAGGCGCGGGAGTTGACGCGGGAAAACGTCCGGGACCAGGTCTCCCGGCACGTCACCGGGATGTCGAGCTGCCTGGTGGTGGCCGACCTCGACCGCGCCGCGCACTGGTACCGGCGGGTGTTCGGCTTCGAGACCGTCAGCCGGCTCGACATCCCCGAGCGCGGCGAGCGGGTCGCCTTCCTCGCCGCCGGCCCGCTGCGCCTCGAACTCGCCGAGCGGGACGGCTCCGCCGCCCTGCACCGGGCCGACCCGCCCGAGCACGGATTCGTCCAGGGCCCCAGCCACCTGGCCTTCTACGTCGACGACCTGGACGCCGTCCTCGCCGAGCTCGCCGGCCTCGGCGTGCCCGTCGCCGTCGGACCGGTCGACATCGCCCCGCTCGCCCTCTCGGTCGCCTTCGTGCGCGACATCGAGGGCCACCTCATCGAGTTCGTCCAGAGCCCCGGCCGGAGCTGA
- a CDS encoding ankyrin repeat domain-containing protein has product MDSNRTHEVVAGWFDALSRGDMETVIGTLAEDIDFELPQDRYNQVIPYLGRHLGREAVQAAFGVRAETTEVLDYGVRDLRAEGDTAFAVVYTRAAQTRTRQEFEIEDAHRFVVGDSGKITHWKVYFDPNGEVAAFTADRQERLLAAVHAGDADTARTLIEVEGADVNRRDADSGLTPLLIAAGRGDETLVALLLEAGADPHTADSRAGATALHKACQSGSVAVARLLVEAGAFVDAVAPTTGHTPLMDALWFKYPDLVGYLLDQGAGLEVYTHYGFSLRQHFEYELNVNTRGKDLLLRAEQLLEDRRKSDAETVASQQLMAAVVADDVEQVRSLLAAGADVEARFPRLNGFNDGHTPLHVATRDGHQEITRLLLAAGAAVNAVEPCFGAVPLHKAVYNGHAAITADLVVADGIDLDFQGATNGYTPLHDALWHGWEDCARILIDAGARTDLTGHDGKTPYDLAVEVLGADHELAVRLAPAA; this is encoded by the coding sequence ATGGACAGCAACCGCACCCACGAGGTCGTGGCCGGCTGGTTCGACGCCCTCAGCCGCGGCGACATGGAGACCGTCATAGGCACCCTGGCCGAGGACATCGACTTCGAGCTGCCGCAGGACCGCTACAACCAGGTCATCCCCTACCTGGGCCGGCACCTCGGCCGGGAGGCCGTCCAGGCGGCGTTCGGCGTCCGGGCCGAGACCACCGAGGTGCTCGACTACGGCGTCCGCGACCTGCGGGCCGAGGGCGACACCGCGTTCGCCGTGGTCTACACCCGGGCCGCGCAGACCCGCACCCGGCAGGAGTTCGAGATCGAGGACGCGCACCGCTTCGTCGTCGGAGACTCCGGCAAGATCACCCACTGGAAGGTCTACTTCGACCCCAACGGCGAGGTGGCGGCCTTCACCGCCGACCGCCAGGAGCGCCTGCTCGCCGCCGTGCACGCCGGCGACGCCGACACCGCCCGCACCCTGATCGAGGTCGAGGGCGCCGACGTCAACCGCCGGGACGCCGACAGCGGCCTCACCCCGCTGCTGATCGCCGCCGGCCGCGGCGACGAGACCCTCGTCGCCCTGCTGCTGGAGGCCGGCGCCGACCCGCACACCGCCGACTCCCGGGCCGGCGCCACCGCGCTGCACAAGGCCTGCCAGAGCGGCAGCGTCGCGGTCGCCCGCCTGCTGGTCGAGGCCGGCGCCTTCGTCGACGCGGTCGCGCCCACCACGGGCCACACCCCGCTGATGGACGCCCTCTGGTTCAAGTACCCGGACCTGGTCGGCTACCTGCTCGACCAGGGCGCCGGCCTGGAGGTCTACACCCACTACGGCTTCTCGCTGCGCCAGCACTTCGAGTACGAGCTCAACGTCAACACCCGCGGCAAGGACCTGCTGCTGCGCGCCGAGCAGCTGCTGGAGGACCGCCGCAAGAGCGACGCCGAGACGGTCGCCTCCCAGCAGCTGATGGCCGCCGTGGTCGCCGACGACGTCGAGCAGGTCCGCTCGCTGCTGGCGGCCGGCGCGGACGTCGAGGCCCGCTTCCCGCGGCTCAACGGCTTCAACGACGGCCACACCCCGCTGCACGTCGCCACCCGCGACGGCCACCAGGAGATCACCCGCCTGCTGCTCGCCGCCGGCGCCGCCGTCAACGCGGTCGAGCCCTGCTTCGGCGCCGTCCCGCTGCACAAGGCCGTCTACAACGGCCACGCCGCGATCACCGCCGACCTGGTGGTGGCGGACGGCATCGACCTGGACTTCCAGGGCGCCACCAACGGCTACACCCCGCTGCACGACGCGCTGTGGCACGGCTGGGAGGACTGCGCCCGGATCCTGATCGACGCGGGCGCCCGCACCGACCTGACCGGTCACGACGGCAAGACCCCGTACGACCTGGCGGTCGAGGTGCTCGGCGCCGACCACGAGCTGGCCGTCCGGCTGGCCCCGGCGGCCTGA
- a CDS encoding NADPH-dependent F420 reductase — protein MRYAVIGTGIVGRTLAAKLASLGHRVAVGTRDVEQTLARTEPDGYGNPPYALWAAEHPEIELTGFAEAAAGADTVVNASLGSASIGALTAAGAENLAGKVLIDVANPLDFSNGMPPTLDPVNTDSLAESIQRAFPAARVVKTLNTMNCSVMVEPGRLAGPHEVFLCGDDEAAKKETAELLAAFGWPAGSVVDLGDLTAARGTEQLLPLWIRVWGALGTWDFNFHVQRA, from the coding sequence ATGCGCTACGCAGTCATCGGAACCGGCATCGTCGGCCGGACCCTGGCGGCCAAGCTGGCCTCGCTCGGCCACCGGGTCGCCGTCGGCACCCGGGACGTCGAGCAGACCCTGGCCCGCACCGAGCCGGACGGCTACGGCAACCCGCCGTACGCCCTCTGGGCCGCCGAGCACCCCGAGATCGAGCTGACCGGCTTCGCCGAGGCCGCGGCCGGCGCCGACACGGTGGTCAACGCCTCGCTCGGCTCGGCCAGCATCGGCGCGCTGACCGCCGCCGGCGCGGAGAACCTGGCCGGCAAGGTGCTGATCGACGTCGCCAACCCGCTCGACTTCTCGAACGGGATGCCGCCGACCCTGGACCCGGTCAACACCGACAGCCTCGCCGAGTCCATCCAGCGGGCCTTCCCGGCCGCCCGGGTGGTCAAGACGCTCAACACCATGAACTGCTCGGTGATGGTCGAGCCCGGCCGGCTGGCCGGCCCGCACGAGGTCTTCCTGTGCGGCGACGACGAGGCCGCCAAGAAGGAGACCGCCGAGCTGCTGGCCGCCTTCGGCTGGCCCGCCGGGTCGGTCGTCGACCTCGGCGACCTGACCGCGGCCCGCGGCACCGAGCAGCTGCTGCCGCTCTGGATCCGGGTGTGGGGCGCGCTCGGCACCTGGGACTTCAACTTCCACGTCCAGCGGGCCTGA
- a CDS encoding TMEM175 family protein — translation MVTATEPMVEEAEDALGNVEMSPQRLEAFSDGVFAIAITLLILEVHAPGPEAMRAGLGDALLHLWPSYAAYSVTFLLIGMIWLNHHLVFHYITKVDRPLMILNLMMLLSVAFLPFPTAVLADAVTVGHGEKVAAALYGIVLILGGVFFNAIWIYASRDHQHLGGHITPEQARRIRVRFGIGPFLYLTAVLISIFNATVSICFYVVLLISYFIDVSPKSSRPQATSPEPPKEY, via the coding sequence ATGGTGACCGCGACCGAACCGATGGTCGAGGAGGCCGAGGACGCCCTCGGCAACGTGGAGATGTCCCCGCAGCGGCTGGAGGCGTTCAGCGACGGCGTGTTCGCGATCGCCATCACCCTGCTGATCCTCGAGGTCCACGCCCCCGGACCGGAGGCGATGCGCGCCGGTCTCGGCGACGCCCTGCTCCACCTGTGGCCCTCGTACGCGGCCTACTCGGTCACCTTCCTGCTGATCGGGATGATCTGGCTCAACCACCACCTGGTGTTCCACTACATCACCAAGGTGGACCGGCCGCTGATGATCCTCAACCTGATGATGCTGCTGTCGGTGGCCTTCCTGCCCTTCCCCACCGCCGTGCTCGCCGACGCCGTGACCGTCGGCCACGGCGAGAAGGTGGCCGCCGCGCTGTACGGCATCGTGCTCATCCTCGGCGGCGTCTTCTTCAACGCCATCTGGATCTACGCCTCGCGCGACCACCAGCACCTCGGCGGGCACATCACCCCCGAACAGGCCCGGCGGATCCGCGTCCGCTTCGGCATCGGCCCGTTCCTGTACCTCACCGCGGTGCTGATCTCGATCTTCAACGCGACCGTGAGCATCTGCTTCTACGTCGTGCTGCTGATCTCCTACTTCATCGACGTCAGCCCCAAGTCGTCCCGGCCCCAGGCCACTTCGCCCGAACCGCCTAAGGAGTACTGA
- a CDS encoding MFS transporter, whose translation MTTIDRVSTADPGELSDSRKRLALLILCGAVFLDALDISLLGVSLPSIKTGLGLSDGSLQWLVSGYTVGYGGFLLLGGRVADIWGRRRTFMAATVVFIVASLLGGILTAGGLLIATRVLKGIAAGFTAPAAMSLITTTFREGDERNRALGVFAMTGAGGYSFGLVLSGVLTEIDWRLVFFAPGVIAIAVLLASPLIKADGPRTGGSKIDAAGALTVTLGVMLLVYGLVQAPAWGWASAGTIGTLAGAVALLVAFVAIEARHRSPLVPLSLFRSRSLSTANLVSVVWAGSTIGWQFVATLYLQETLHYSALTTAFAFLPLGVIIVAVAKFAAGPLVGRWGTRAVVTIGMLIQATGVLLYLGVGVGSGYTTAILPGIILHGIGNGLVYPTVNIAGVSGVADERQGVAAGLITASYQVGAGVGVAVLAAVLTATGGADAGVAHFRWAFLVAGLFSVAGLLVGFFGLRPTAAAAVAAPAERAASRPLSEAAAER comes from the coding sequence ATGACAACCATCGACCGCGTATCGACCGCGGACCCGGGAGAGCTGTCCGACAGCAGGAAGCGGCTGGCGCTGCTGATCCTGTGCGGGGCGGTCTTCCTCGACGCGCTCGACATCTCCCTGCTGGGCGTCTCGCTGCCCAGCATCAAGACCGGCCTGGGCCTGTCCGACGGCTCGCTGCAGTGGCTCGTCTCGGGCTACACCGTGGGTTACGGCGGGTTCCTCCTGCTCGGCGGCCGGGTCGCCGACATCTGGGGCCGTCGCCGCACCTTCATGGCCGCGACCGTCGTCTTCATCGTCGCCAGCCTGCTCGGCGGCATCCTCACCGCGGGCGGCCTGCTGATCGCCACCCGCGTGCTCAAGGGCATCGCGGCCGGCTTCACCGCCCCCGCCGCGATGTCGCTGATCACCACCACCTTCCGGGAGGGCGACGAGCGCAACCGCGCGCTCGGCGTCTTCGCGATGACCGGCGCCGGCGGCTACAGCTTCGGCCTGGTCCTCTCCGGCGTGCTGACCGAGATCGACTGGCGGCTGGTGTTCTTCGCGCCGGGCGTCATCGCGATCGCGGTGCTGCTGGCCAGCCCGCTGATCAAGGCGGACGGCCCGCGGACCGGCGGCTCGAAGATCGACGCCGCGGGCGCGCTGACCGTGACCCTCGGCGTCATGCTGCTGGTCTACGGCCTGGTCCAGGCCCCGGCCTGGGGCTGGGCGTCGGCCGGCACCATCGGCACGCTGGCCGGCGCGGTGGCCCTGCTGGTCGCGTTCGTGGCCATCGAGGCGCGCCACCGCTCGCCGCTGGTCCCGCTCTCGCTGTTCCGCTCCCGCTCGCTGAGCACCGCCAACCTGGTGAGCGTGGTGTGGGCCGGCTCCACCATCGGCTGGCAGTTCGTCGCCACCCTGTACCTGCAGGAGACCCTGCACTACTCGGCGCTGACCACGGCCTTCGCCTTCCTGCCGCTCGGCGTGATCATCGTCGCGGTGGCGAAGTTCGCGGCCGGTCCGCTGGTCGGCCGCTGGGGCACCCGCGCGGTGGTCACCATCGGCATGCTGATCCAGGCCACCGGCGTCCTGCTCTACCTGGGCGTGGGCGTGGGCAGCGGGTACACCACCGCGATCCTGCCGGGCATCATCCTGCACGGCATCGGCAACGGCCTGGTCTACCCGACCGTCAACATCGCCGGCGTCAGCGGCGTGGCGGACGAGCGCCAGGGCGTCGCGGCCGGTCTGATCACCGCCTCGTACCAGGTCGGCGCCGGTGTCGGCGTGGCCGTGCTGGCCGCGGTGCTGACCGCGACCGGTGGCGCCGACGCGGGTGTCGCGCACTTCCGCTGGGCCTTCCTGGTGGCCGGCCTGTTCTCGGTCGCCGGTCTGCTGGTCGGCTTCTTCGGCCTGCGTCCGACGGCGGCCGCCGCGGTGGCCGCCCCCGCCGAGCGGGCGGCCTCCCGCCCGCTGAGCGAGGCCGCGGCCGAGCGCTGA
- a CDS encoding nuclear transport factor 2 family protein: MTDQLTRRAAQAAAAMLSVAVLCTACAATTDSGADRRPAAAEISATGTTDAVVAAAEALPASTGTPGAGDLGVARGYTDAANRGDVAGITAAFAPNAHFDRAGSQFTGRDAIVNTFIRPDVVDDKGHYREISVTTKGDRTVIEYVFTARGGGVTEHFTYAYLIKDGVIVDVIGRYV; encoded by the coding sequence ATGACCGACCAGCTGACCCGCCGGGCCGCCCAGGCCGCGGCCGCCATGCTCAGCGTCGCCGTGCTCTGCACCGCCTGCGCGGCCACCACCGACTCCGGCGCCGACCGGCGGCCCGCCGCCGCCGAGATCAGCGCCACCGGCACCACCGACGCCGTGGTGGCCGCCGCCGAGGCGCTGCCCGCGAGCACCGGCACCCCCGGCGCGGGCGACCTCGGGGTGGCGCGCGGCTACACCGACGCCGCCAACCGCGGCGACGTCGCGGGCATCACCGCGGCGTTCGCCCCGAACGCCCACTTCGACCGGGCCGGTTCGCAGTTCACCGGCCGGGACGCGATCGTCAACACCTTCATCCGCCCCGACGTGGTGGACGACAAGGGCCACTACCGGGAGATCTCGGTCACCACCAAGGGCGACCGCACCGTGATCGAGTACGTCTTCACCGCCCGCGGCGGCGGGGTCACCGAGCACTTCACCTACGCCTACCTGATCAAGGACGGTGTGATCGTCGACGTGATCGGCCGCTACGTCTGA
- a CDS encoding nuclear transport factor 2 family protein produces the protein MPIIRVSLIEGFASMAEKAQITTEMTDALVAVMGEVARPFIYVTVDDMKPGATSVGGTLLTEEMMRGGIVSSEQELAVKLTPKRVGDAYAALDSGDRAQIEQYWDKDLVWHVPGDNQLAGKYEGLDAFLGYAKSRQEITGGSFRSETEQIMIDGHVSAYLCRNSAHRTGEDCSCSLAVDVVQLLHWKDGKVVTGHEAYFGDGPTGNDTFWR, from the coding sequence ATGCCCATCATCCGGGTCAGTCTCATCGAAGGCTTCGCCAGCATGGCGGAGAAGGCGCAGATCACCACGGAGATGACCGACGCACTGGTCGCCGTCATGGGCGAGGTCGCCCGGCCCTTCATCTACGTGACCGTCGACGACATGAAGCCCGGCGCCACCTCGGTCGGCGGCACGCTCCTCACCGAGGAGATGATGCGCGGCGGGATCGTCAGCTCCGAGCAGGAGCTCGCCGTCAAGCTCACCCCGAAGCGGGTCGGCGACGCGTACGCCGCACTGGACAGCGGCGACCGCGCCCAGATCGAGCAGTACTGGGACAAGGACCTGGTCTGGCACGTCCCCGGCGACAACCAGCTGGCCGGCAAGTACGAGGGCCTGGACGCCTTCCTCGGCTACGCCAAGTCGCGGCAGGAGATCACCGGCGGCTCGTTCCGCTCCGAGACCGAGCAGATCATGATCGACGGGCACGTCTCCGCCTACCTGTGCCGCAACTCCGCGCACCGCACCGGCGAGGACTGCTCCTGCTCGCTCGCGGTGGACGTCGTCCAGCTGCTGCACTGGAAGGACGGCAAGGTCGTCACCGGCCACGAGGCCTACTTCGGCGACGGCCCCACCGGCAACGACACCTTCTGGCGCTGA
- a CDS encoding DUF5063 domain-containing protein: protein MSERSHTLTHNDEPDDFAVQIADSVESFVLAVTEVAKGDEPGSAISLLLLEVSQLLLAGGRLGAIEDVLPEDRFEPDAGPEPDGVELRDRLAELLAPIDVYHEVFDPYGPSEMPNAFRISDDLAGVVSELRHGLTHYREGRISEALWWWQFSYLSNWGTTCSAVLRALQSLVAHVRLDSPLGAAPDGADTDNDGLSDEELEKQAGDLMAAELGL from the coding sequence ATGTCTGAACGTAGCCACACCCTCACCCACAACGACGAGCCCGACGACTTCGCGGTCCAGATCGCCGACTCGGTGGAGAGCTTCGTGCTCGCCGTCACCGAGGTCGCCAAGGGCGACGAGCCGGGCAGCGCCATCTCGCTGCTGCTGCTCGAGGTCTCCCAGCTGCTGCTGGCCGGCGGCCGGCTCGGTGCGATCGAGGACGTCCTGCCGGAGGACCGCTTCGAGCCCGACGCGGGCCCCGAGCCGGACGGCGTGGAGCTGCGGGACCGGCTGGCCGAGCTGCTCGCCCCGATCGACGTCTACCACGAGGTCTTCGACCCGTACGGGCCGTCGGAGATGCCGAACGCCTTCCGGATCTCCGACGACCTCGCGGGGGTGGTCAGCGAGCTGCGGCACGGCCTGACCCACTACCGGGAGGGCCGGATCAGCGAGGCGCTGTGGTGGTGGCAGTTCTCGTACCTGTCCAACTGGGGCACGACCTGCTCGGCGGTGCTGCGGGCGCTGCAGTCGCTGGTCGCGCACGTCCGGCTGGACAGCCCGCTCGGCGCCGCGCCCGACGGTGCGGACACCGACAACGACGGGCTGAGCGACGAGGAGCTGGAGAAGCAGGCGGGCGACCTGATGGCCGCCGAACTCGGGCTGTGA
- a CDS encoding aspartate kinase, which yields MGLVVQKYGGSSVADAEGIKRVARRIVDTRKAGHEVVVVVSAMGDTTDELIELAEQVTPIPSGREFDMLLTAGERISMALLAMAIKTLGFDAQSFTGSQAGVITDSTHNKARIIDVTPGRIRNALDEGNVAIVAGFQGVSQVSKDITTLGRGGSDTTAVALAAALGAEVCEIYTDVDGVFTADPRVVKKARKIDWIAFEDMLELASSGSKVLLDRCVEYARRYNIPIHVRSSFSGLPGTIVSNDNPNKPEGGEMEQAIISGVAHDTSEAKITVVGVPDKPGEAARIFRAIADAEVNIDMVVQNVSATSTGLTDITFTLPKTEGQKAIDALGRVKEGIGYESLRYDDAIGKISLVGAGMRSNPGVTATFFEALSEAGVNIELISTSEIRISVVTRAEDVPEAVRAVHTAFGLDSDTDEAVVYGGTGR from the coding sequence GTGGGCCTTGTCGTGCAGAAGTACGGCGGCTCATCCGTTGCGGATGCCGAGGGCATCAAGCGCGTCGCCCGTCGAATCGTGGACACCAGGAAGGCCGGCCATGAGGTCGTCGTCGTGGTCTCCGCGATGGGCGACACGACGGACGAGCTCATCGAACTCGCGGAGCAGGTGACCCCTATTCCGTCCGGCCGTGAGTTCGACATGCTGCTGACCGCCGGAGAGCGCATCTCCATGGCGCTGCTGGCCATGGCGATCAAAACGCTGGGCTTCGACGCCCAGTCCTTCACGGGCAGCCAGGCCGGTGTGATCACCGACTCGACGCACAACAAGGCGCGCATCATCGACGTGACGCCGGGCCGCATCCGCAACGCCCTCGACGAGGGCAACGTCGCGATCGTGGCCGGCTTCCAGGGCGTCTCCCAGGTCTCCAAGGACATCACCACGCTCGGCCGCGGCGGCTCCGACACCACCGCCGTCGCGCTGGCCGCGGCGCTCGGCGCCGAGGTCTGCGAGATCTACACCGACGTCGACGGCGTCTTCACCGCCGACCCGCGCGTGGTCAAGAAGGCGCGCAAGATCGACTGGATCGCGTTCGAGGACATGCTGGAGCTGGCCTCCTCCGGCTCCAAGGTGCTGCTGGACCGCTGCGTGGAGTACGCGCGGCGCTACAACATCCCGATTCACGTACGCTCGTCCTTCTCCGGTCTCCCGGGGACGATCGTCAGCAACGACAACCCGAACAAGCCCGAAGGGGGCGAGATGGAGCAGGCCATCATCTCCGGAGTCGCCCACGACACGTCCGAGGCCAAGATCACGGTCGTCGGCGTGCCGGACAAGCCGGGCGAGGCGGCCCGCATCTTCCGCGCCATCGCGGACGCCGAGGTCAACATCGACATGGTGGTGCAGAACGTCTCCGCCACCTCCACCGGCCTCACCGACATCACCTTCACCCTGCCGAAGACCGAGGGCCAGAAGGCCATCGACGCGCTCGGCCGGGTCAAGGAGGGCATCGGCTACGAGTCGCTGCGCTACGACGACGCGATCGGCAAGATCTCCCTGGTCGGCGCTGGCATGCGGTCCAACCCGGGTGTCACCGCGACCTTCTTCGAGGCGCTCTCCGAGGCCGGCGTCAACATCGAGCTGATCTCCACCTCGGAGATCCGCATCTCGGTGGTCACCCGCGCCGAGGACGTCCCGGAGGCCGTCCGCGCCGTGCACACCGCGTTCGGCCTGGACAGCGAC
- a CDS encoding NADP-dependent oxidoreductase codes for MTETMRAVRQHSYGAPEVLRLEENVPRPEPLWTEVLVRVHAAGVNPVDCKTRDGGGISPSQGPLPITIGWDVSGTVVEIGGGVTRFAVGDEVYGMINFPRIGGGYAEYVTVDSRQLAPKPESLTHVEAAGVPLVSLTAWQSLVSVGKTGPGTRVLVHGAAGGLGHLAVQIARARGAYVCGTASTDQVELVRSLGADEVFDYTKVRFEEHAHDIDVVVDTVAGENGLRSLKTMRTGGVLVSLPVPPDEATAAEAARLGLRAVSLTVEGDRKDLEDITALINAGALKPIIGNVLPLERADKAHELIETGQAKGKVVLQVI; via the coding sequence ATGACCGAGACCATGCGCGCCGTCCGCCAGCACAGCTACGGCGCTCCCGAGGTGCTCCGCCTGGAGGAGAACGTCCCGCGCCCCGAGCCGCTGTGGACCGAGGTGCTGGTCCGGGTGCACGCCGCCGGCGTCAACCCGGTCGACTGCAAGACCCGCGACGGCGGCGGGATCTCCCCCTCGCAGGGCCCGCTCCCGATCACCATCGGCTGGGACGTCTCCGGCACCGTCGTGGAGATCGGCGGCGGCGTCACCCGCTTCGCCGTCGGCGACGAGGTCTACGGGATGATCAACTTCCCGCGGATCGGCGGCGGTTACGCCGAGTACGTGACCGTCGACTCCCGCCAGCTCGCCCCCAAGCCCGAGTCGCTCACCCACGTCGAGGCGGCCGGCGTCCCGCTGGTCTCGCTGACCGCCTGGCAGAGCCTGGTCAGCGTCGGCAAGACCGGCCCCGGCACCCGCGTCCTGGTCCACGGCGCGGCCGGCGGCCTCGGCCACCTCGCCGTCCAGATCGCCCGCGCCCGCGGCGCCTACGTCTGCGGCACCGCCTCCACCGACCAGGTCGAGCTGGTCCGCAGCCTCGGCGCCGACGAGGTCTTCGACTACACCAAGGTCCGTTTCGAGGAGCACGCCCACGACATCGACGTGGTCGTCGACACCGTCGCCGGCGAGAACGGCCTGCGCTCGCTGAAGACCATGCGCACCGGCGGCGTCCTGGTCTCGCTGCCCGTCCCGCCGGACGAGGCCACCGCCGCCGAGGCCGCCCGGCTCGGCCTGCGCGCCGTCTCGCTCACCGTCGAGGGCGACCGCAAGGACCTCGAGGACATCACCGCGCTGATCAACGCCGGCGCCCTCAAGCCGATCATCGGCAACGTCCTGCCCCTGGAGCGGGCCGACAAGGCCCACGAGCTCATCGAGACCGGCCAGGCCAAGGGCAAGGTCGTCCTCCAGGTCATCTGA
- a CDS encoding nuclear transport factor 2 family protein, whose protein sequence is MSEALDVAREFIAAANRGDVSELLAALAPEARVEMAGAVYEGRESAVHRFFVPWVVEVAGRYRETGAPAEDRPGEVAVGYRFATPRGLREDLVYTYRVNMGHITEIVGRFA, encoded by the coding sequence ATGTCGGAAGCCCTGGACGTCGCCCGCGAGTTCATCGCGGCGGCCAATCGGGGAGACGTGTCCGAGCTGCTCGCCGCCCTCGCCCCCGAGGCCAGGGTGGAGATGGCCGGCGCCGTCTACGAGGGCCGCGAGTCGGCGGTGCACCGTTTCTTCGTCCCCTGGGTGGTGGAGGTGGCGGGGCGGTACCGGGAGACCGGGGCGCCCGCCGAGGACCGCCCGGGCGAGGTGGCCGTCGGCTACCGGTTCGCGACACCCCGAGGCCTGCGTGAGGACCTTGTGTACACCTATCGGGTGAATATGGGTCATATCACCGAGATCGTCGGCCGGTTCGCCTGA